Within Vannielia litorea, the genomic segment CCGCCATGTTCCTCCACGGCGGCATCCTGCACCTGATCGGCAACATGCTGTTTCTCTGGATCTTCGGCGACAACCTGGAGGAGGAGATGGGCCACCTGCCCTTTCTCGCCTTCTACCTCGCCACCGGCGTGGTGGCGACCTGGCTGCACGTGGCCGCCTCCCCCGGCAGCATGGTGCCGCTGGTCGGCGCCTCGGGCGCCATCGCCGGGGTGATGGGCGGCTACCTGCTGCTCTACCCCAGGGCCAGGATCGACGTGCTCTTCATCATCGTCATCATCCCCAAGGTCTGGCCGATCCCGGCCTGGATCGTGCTCGCCGTCTGGTTCGGCCTTCAGCTGGCCAACGGCGCGATGACCGTGGGCAGCGGCGGCGGCGTGGCCTACTGGGCCCATGTCGGCGGTTTCATCGCCGGGGTGATCGGAACCCTGCCCTGGTTCCTCAAGGAGGGCGCCGCGCGCTGGTGGCAACGGACCGATGGCCACCCGCCCCACCCCGAGGCCGACTATGGCCGCCTGTCTTCCACGTCCATCCCCACCGTCCGGAGACGCCGATGACCGAAGCCCCCCGCCGCGCCACCTGCCATTGCGGCGCGGTGGAGCTCGAGGTCACGCTGGTGCCCGCAGGCCTCGGCTCGATCCGCCGCTGCGACTGCTCCTTCTGCCGCCGCCGCGGCGCCGCCCCGGTCTCGGCAAGGCTGGCCGACCTGAAGATCGTGAAGGGCGCCGACGCCCTCACGCTCTACACCTGGGGCAGCCACACGGCGAAACACTGGTTC encodes:
- a CDS encoding rhomboid family intramembrane serine protease — translated: MFPIRDHNPSRKTPWVTLALIVANVAVFVLMTLPLNDRQLYALYTEFGVTPARVEALDYLTAMFLHGGILHLIGNMLFLWIFGDNLEEEMGHLPFLAFYLATGVVATWLHVAASPGSMVPLVGASGAIAGVMGGYLLLYPRARIDVLFIIVIIPKVWPIPAWIVLAVWFGLQLANGAMTVGSGGGVAYWAHVGGFIAGVIGTLPWFLKEGAARWWQRTDGHPPHPEADYGRLSSTSIPTVRRRR
- a CDS encoding GFA family protein, giving the protein MTEAPRRATCHCGAVELEVTLVPAGLGSIRRCDCSFCRRRGAAPVSARLADLKIVKGADALTLYTWGSHTAKHWFCATCGIYTHHQRRSNPEEYGVNAACLESVNPRDLEPIPWADGVNHPSDRS